The following are from one region of the Desulfurobacteriaceae bacterium genome:
- a CDS encoding iron ABC transporter permease: MQKLLKAFLITLVTAFSFLFSLFVGLPEVNKTIVFQLRLPELILAFAVGGILSISGGIFQGIFRNPLADPYILGVSAGSAFGATLSAWKGWNVEVGALLGGIISVFLIFLASIFLRENLRIILFGIGLNAFFSALILFFFAIIPFYSIQDALFFSLGYIPSVELTTSLVYLNLAILMLTIFLAISPRIDSLSLGEELSYFSGISTFEKVIYIILVSSFVSVFIAKTGIIGFVGIVVPHAVRLLGFRILRELLPFSFILGGSVLVFSQGMAKTILSPVVLPVGVITSLIGVPAFLFIVWRYSLVRS, encoded by the coding sequence TTGCAAAAGCTATTAAAAGCATTTCTTATTACTCTTGTCACAGCTTTTAGTTTTCTCTTCTCTCTTTTCGTGGGGCTACCCGAAGTAAATAAAACGATTGTTTTCCAGTTGAGACTCCCTGAACTTATTTTGGCTTTTGCTGTTGGAGGGATTTTGAGCATTAGTGGAGGTATTTTTCAAGGAATTTTCAGAAATCCTCTTGCAGACCCTTATATCCTTGGAGTTTCTGCAGGAAGTGCATTTGGAGCTACACTTTCCGCATGGAAAGGGTGGAATGTAGAAGTGGGAGCTCTGCTCGGAGGAATTATCAGTGTGTTTTTAATTTTTCTAGCTTCAATTTTCTTACGGGAAAATTTAAGAATAATACTCTTTGGAATAGGTCTTAACGCATTTTTCTCAGCCCTTATTCTTTTCTTTTTTGCAATCATTCCGTTTTATTCCATCCAAGATGCTTTGTTCTTTTCTCTTGGATATATTCCATCAGTAGAACTTACCACCTCCTTAGTTTACCTAAATTTAGCAATTCTTATGTTAACTATTTTCTTGGCAATTTCTCCTCGGATTGATTCTTTAAGTCTTGGTGAAGAGCTCTCCTACTTTAGCGGAATATCAACTTTTGAAAAAGTAATCTATATCATCCTTGTTTCTTCTTTTGTTTCTGTATTTATTGCAAAAACGGGAATAATAGGTTTCGTTGGGATAGTTGTTCCCCACGCTGTAAGGCTCTTGGGCTTCAGAATCTTAAGAGAACTTTTACCTTTTTCCTTCATCTTAGGAGGAAGCGTTCTTGTTTTTTCTCAAGGAATGGCAAAAACAATCCTTTCTCCCGTAGTCCTTCCGGTAGGTGTAATAACCTCTTTAA
- a CDS encoding helical backbone metal receptor → MRILFILIFFLVFPFQGYSFERIVSLSPAITDIIEYVGAGDKLIGTTIFSKHKSEKVGGIINPNLEKIYSLHPDLVIASNLTPKSFITKLQTLGIKTMVFRLISLKDIENAIEKIGNTLHGNGKIKKEEFRKNLLILAKELKSCLNKKKVVIIISYRPLFIAGNKSFIGEILSLSGAKVLFNVSFKPISNERLLSAKPEIAILPARRERLKEVESFLKKFKITTVKVSQDNLLHPSPRILKGLKEIEEKVCKSY, encoded by the coding sequence TTGAGAATACTGTTTATTCTTATCTTCTTTTTGGTTTTCCCGTTTCAAGGATACTCTTTTGAAAGAATAGTTTCCCTATCTCCGGCAATCACCGATATTATTGAATACGTTGGAGCAGGAGACAAACTAATAGGAACAACTATATTTTCCAAACATAAAAGCGAAAAAGTTGGGGGAATAATAAATCCTAATTTAGAAAAGATTTACTCTTTACATCCAGACCTTGTAATTGCATCTAATCTAACTCCAAAAAGTTTCATAACTAAGCTTCAAACCTTAGGAATAAAAACGATGGTCTTTAGACTTATATCATTAAAGGATATTGAGAATGCAATAGAAAAGATAGGTAATACCTTACATGGTAATGGGAAAATTAAGAAGGAAGAATTTAGAAAAAATTTACTTATTCTTGCTAAAGAATTAAAAAGCTGTTTAAATAAAAAAAAGGTTGTTATCATAATTTCTTATAGACCTCTTTTTATAGCAGGAAATAAAAGTTTCATTGGAGAGATTCTCTCTCTTAGTGGAGCTAAGGTTTTATTTAACGTTTCATTTAAACCAATATCAAATGAAAGACTCTTATCAGCTAAACCTGAAATAGCAATACTTCCCGCAAGACGAGAAAGACTAAAAGAGGTAGAAAGCTTTTTGAAAAAATTTAAAATAACCACCGTTAAAGTTTCACAGGACAATCTTTTACATCCTAGTCCAAGGATTTTAAAAGGACTTAAAGAGATAGAGGAAAAAGTTTGCAAAAGCTATTAA
- a CDS encoding aminotransferase class I/II-fold pyridoxal phosphate-dependent enzyme: MSKFQFARIDRLPPYVFAVVNDLKTSLRRAGEDIVDLGMGNPDLPTPQHIVDKLCEAAQNPKNHRYSQTKGLYKLREALALWYKRKYNVELDPETEVITTIGSKEGLAHLALTLINPGDVAIVPSPAYPIHPYSIIIAGGDVRSVPLLTDGVFDEEAFLESIIKAYKESWPRPKLLILNFPHNPTTACVDIKFFEKIVDFAKENNLIVIQDIAYAEISFDDYVPPSILQVKGAKDVAVEFYSLSKTYSMAGWRVGFAAGNKEIIHALYRMKSYLDYGMFQPIQIAAIIALKGDQSCVEEYRRIYERRRDVLVEGLNRIGWKVEKPKATMFVWAEIPKEFQSMGSLEFAKMLLLDGKVAVSPGVGFGEYGDKFVRFALVENELRIKQAIRGIKRAFEKYGLRKINV; encoded by the coding sequence ATGTCAAAATTCCAGTTTGCAAGGATAGATAGACTTCCTCCTTACGTTTTTGCTGTTGTAAATGACCTAAAGACAAGTCTTCGCCGTGCAGGAGAAGATATCGTTGACCTTGGAATGGGAAATCCAGATTTACCTACTCCACAGCATATAGTTGATAAGCTTTGCGAAGCAGCACAAAATCCGAAAAACCATAGGTATTCTCAAACTAAAGGTCTTTATAAACTTAGAGAGGCTTTAGCTCTTTGGTATAAGAGAAAGTATAATGTTGAGCTTGATCCTGAAACAGAAGTAATAACTACAATCGGTTCTAAAGAAGGTCTAGCCCATCTTGCCCTTACTCTTATCAACCCAGGAGATGTAGCTATTGTTCCAAGTCCTGCCTATCCTATCCACCCTTATTCAATTATCATTGCCGGTGGAGATGTAAGGAGTGTTCCACTTTTAACCGATGGAGTTTTTGACGAAGAAGCTTTCCTTGAATCAATCATAAAAGCTTATAAGGAAAGCTGGCCAAGGCCAAAGCTTTTAATTCTCAACTTTCCCCACAATCCAACTACTGCTTGTGTCGATATTAAGTTCTTTGAAAAGATTGTTGACTTTGCAAAAGAAAACAACCTTATAGTGATTCAGGATATAGCTTATGCAGAAATCTCTTTTGATGATTACGTTCCTCCAAGTATCTTACAAGTTAAAGGTGCAAAAGATGTAGCTGTTGAGTTTTATTCTCTCTCAAAAACCTATTCCATGGCCGGTTGGAGAGTAGGTTTTGCTGCTGGAAATAAGGAAATTATCCATGCTCTTTACAGGATGAAGAGTTATCTTGATTACGGAATGTTCCAACCAATTCAGATAGCGGCCATTATTGCTTTAAAAGGGGATCAGTCCTGTGTCGAGGAATATAGAAGAATTTACGAAAGAAGAAGGGATGTTCTTGTTGAAGGACTAAACAGGATTGGCTGGAAGGTGGAAAAGCCAAAAGCTACAATGTTTGTTTGGGCTGAGATTCCAAAAGAATTCCAGTCAATGGGGTCTTTAGAATTTGCCAAGATGCTCCTCCTTGATGGTAAGGTGGCTGTATCTCCTGGTGTTGGATTTGGAGAATATGGAGACAAGTTTGTACGATTTGCCCTTGTTGAAAACGAACTAAGAATTAAACAAGCCATTAGAGGAATAAAGAGGGCTTTTGAAAAGTATGGTCTTAGGAAGATAAACGTTTAA
- a CDS encoding homoserine dehydrogenase: MESLKVGIIGCGTVGTGVVKLLIENEEVISKRIGKKIEIAFVADRDVEKIKKLGVPSEKIVSDGFKALERECDVVVELIGGTKVAKEIVLKALDKGKHVVTANKALLADFGDELFKKAKEKGVSLKFEASVGGGIPVIKALREGLVGNRIKRIYGIINGTANYILSEMTLKGITFGEALKKAQELGYAEADPTLDVEGYDAAHKIAILSTLSFCTFVKTDQVYVKGIRDITPLDIELAKEFGFVVKLLAISKLVDGELEVRVHPTMIPEDHILASVNGVFNACLIEGDFVGETLYYGKGAGQKPTASAVVSDIVDIAINNDYSVPECLFNEEESISVKAPDDFISSFYLRFTAVDRPGVLAKISKILADYGISIKMALQKNIEIDGGVPVVMTTHLAKKSEIQKAITEIDNLDVILKPTFVCMIEEF, from the coding sequence ATGGAGAGTCTAAAAGTTGGAATAATAGGTTGCGGTACTGTTGGAACTGGTGTTGTAAAGCTTTTAATAGAAAATGAAGAAGTAATTTCAAAAAGGATAGGTAAAAAGATTGAAATAGCTTTTGTAGCAGATAGAGATGTAGAAAAGATAAAAAAACTGGGAGTTCCTTCTGAAAAAATTGTTAGCGATGGATTTAAAGCTTTAGAAAGAGAGTGTGATGTTGTTGTTGAGTTAATTGGTGGAACGAAAGTTGCAAAAGAGATTGTTTTAAAGGCTTTAGATAAAGGTAAACATGTAGTAACTGCAAATAAAGCGCTTTTAGCAGACTTTGGAGATGAACTTTTTAAGAAGGCTAAGGAAAAGGGCGTTTCCTTAAAGTTTGAAGCGAGCGTTGGAGGTGGAATTCCGGTAATAAAAGCTTTAAGAGAAGGGCTTGTCGGAAACAGGATAAAAAGAATTTACGGAATAATAAATGGTACTGCCAACTACATTCTTTCAGAAATGACCTTAAAAGGAATAACTTTTGGCGAGGCCTTGAAAAAGGCACAAGAGCTTGGATATGCTGAGGCAGATCCTACTCTTGATGTGGAAGGATATGATGCAGCCCACAAAATAGCGATTTTAAGTACTTTATCTTTCTGTACTTTCGTAAAGACTGATCAAGTTTACGTTAAAGGAATTAGAGATATTACTCCCCTTGATATAGAACTTGCGAAAGAGTTTGGATTTGTTGTAAAGCTTCTTGCAATTTCGAAACTGGTTGATGGAGAGCTTGAAGTAAGAGTTCATCCTACAATGATTCCAGAAGACCATATCTTGGCGAGTGTTAATGGGGTCTTTAACGCTTGTTTAATAGAAGGAGATTTCGTTGGAGAAACCCTTTACTACGGTAAAGGAGCTGGACAAAAACCTACTGCAAGTGCTGTTGTTAGCGATATTGTGGATATTGCAATAAATAATGACTACTCTGTGCCAGAATGTCTTTTTAATGAAGAAGAGTCTATAAGTGTAAAAGCTCCTGATGATTTTATTTCAAGCTTTTACTTGCGTTTTACTGCTGTTGATAGACCTGGAGTATTGGCAAAGATCTCTAAAATTCTTGCAGATTACGGTATAAGTATAAAAATGGCACTTCAAAAGAACATTGAAATTGACGGTGGGGTTCCTGTTGTAATGACAACACATTTAGCTAAAAAGAGCGAGATTCAGAAAGCTATAACTGAGATAGATAACCTTGATGTTATACTAAAACCAACCTTTGTATGTATGATAGAGGAGTTCTAA
- the pyrF gene encoding orotidine-5'-phosphate decarboxylase — protein sequence MIIVALDFDSKDKALNLVDTVKGKINHFKVGLELFSRCGTEIVREISSRGCKVFLDLKYHDIPNTVKSAARVAIESKVWMYNIHALGGFEFMKSVAEFNKEYAEKVGAPKPLLIAVTILTSMGNEDLKSIGIENEVETQVLKLAELAKKAGLNGVVCSAREVKKIKENLGSNFLTITPGIRPAWASKDDQKRIVTPKDAVKLGTDYMVIGRPITRAEDPREAAERILKEVNS from the coding sequence ATGATAATAGTGGCTCTTGACTTTGACTCTAAGGACAAGGCTTTAAATCTTGTTGATACTGTAAAGGGAAAAATAAACCACTTTAAGGTTGGTCTGGAACTCTTTTCAAGGTGTGGAACAGAAATTGTAAGAGAAATTTCTAGTAGAGGCTGTAAGGTTTTCCTTGACCTTAAGTATCACGATATACCAAACACTGTAAAGTCTGCAGCGAGGGTGGCAATCGAATCGAAAGTATGGATGTATAACATTCACGCTCTTGGCGGTTTTGAGTTTATGAAATCTGTTGCAGAGTTTAATAAGGAGTATGCAGAAAAGGTAGGAGCTCCTAAACCTCTTTTAATTGCAGTTACTATTCTCACAAGTATGGGAAACGAGGATTTAAAGAGTATAGGTATTGAAAATGAGGTAGAAACCCAAGTTCTAAAGCTTGCTGAGCTTGCTAAAAAAGCAGGTCTTAATGGAGTTGTATGTTCAGCAAGAGAAGTTAAGAAAATAAAAGAAAACCTTGGAAGCAACTTTTTAACTATCACTCCGGGAATTAGACCAGCTTGGGCATCAAAAGATGACCAAAAAAGGATAGTAACTCCAAAAGATGCTGTAAAACTTGGAACCGACTATATGGTTATTGGAAGGCCAATAACAAGAGCAGAAGATCCGAGAGAGGCAGCAGAGAGGATCCTTAAGGAAGTAAACTCATGA
- a CDS encoding flavin reductase family protein has product MKLAKIKETDQKLISKLMFNVVVPRPIAWITTVSKDGTVNLAPFSFYNAITTKPPLVVVSIGKRKDGSLKDTSRNIRETKEFVINVVSEEFLDKMVETGNDFPSEISEAEKLGIELEPSIEVTPPKVKGVPAALECKLKEIIEIGDTPMDLVIGEVVAIHYEPSILKTQKGIVGRLGGKRYFIVNDEIDFSQKS; this is encoded by the coding sequence ATGAAACTAGCCAAGATAAAAGAAACAGATCAAAAACTTATAAGTAAGCTAATGTTTAACGTAGTTGTTCCAAGACCGATCGCATGGATAACTACAGTTTCAAAAGATGGAACTGTAAATTTAGCACCTTTCTCGTTTTACAATGCAATTACTACAAAACCACCTTTAGTGGTTGTATCAATCGGAAAGAGGAAAGATGGTTCTCTAAAGGATACCAGTAGAAACATTAGAGAAACAAAAGAATTTGTAATAAACGTTGTAAGTGAAGAGTTCTTAGACAAAATGGTTGAAACAGGAAATGACTTCCCGAGTGAGATAAGCGAAGCTGAAAAGCTTGGGATAGAACTTGAACCTTCGATAGAAGTTACTCCCCCAAAGGTAAAAGGAGTTCCAGCTGCTCTCGAATGCAAACTTAAAGAAATTATTGAAATTGGCGATACTCCAATGGATTTAGTTATTGGAGAAGTTGTTGCAATCCACTACGAACCTTCTATCCTTAAAACGCAGAAAGGAATAGTAGGAAGGTTAGGAGGAAAAAGATACTTTATAGTCAATGATGAAATTGATTTCTCACAAAAATCATGA
- a CDS encoding NAD-dependent epimerase/dehydratase family protein, whose translation MKRRKKNILIAGGAGFIGSHLCERLVIEGYNVYCLDNLSSGTFENIKHLEKEKNFRFYEYDIVKSVFDPGDIIDEIYHLASPASPKDYREIPVETALANSVGTLNLLKLAVKHKAKFLFASTSEVYGNPLEHPQTEEYVGIINHLSIRASYAESKRFGEMLVYLFRRKYFLDTKIVRIFNTYGPRMRINDGRVIPTFICHALADKNIVVYGDGQQICSFCYVDDIVNGLLKVMDCNYHKPINLGNPNEEISIYSLALKIKDITKSKSRILFMFRMKDSIERRKPDISKAIKLLNIV comes from the coding sequence ATGAAAAGAAGGAAAAAAAATATATTAATTGCTGGTGGAGCAGGATTTATAGGTTCACACTTATGTGAACGTCTAGTAATAGAGGGATACAATGTTTATTGTCTAGATAATTTAAGCTCAGGAACTTTTGAAAATATAAAGCATTTAGAAAAAGAAAAGAATTTTAGATTTTATGAGTATGATATAGTAAAAAGTGTCTTTGATCCTGGAGATATTATTGATGAAATTTATCATTTAGCTTCCCCAGCAAGTCCTAAAGATTATAGGGAAATACCTGTAGAAACTGCTTTGGCAAATTCTGTAGGAACACTGAACTTGCTGAAGTTAGCTGTAAAACATAAAGCAAAATTTTTGTTTGCATCTACCTCAGAGGTTTACGGAAATCCGTTAGAACATCCTCAAACAGAAGAATACGTAGGTATTATTAATCATTTATCTATTAGGGCAAGCTATGCAGAATCCAAAAGGTTTGGGGAAATGTTAGTTTATTTGTTTAGAAGGAAATATTTTCTTGATACTAAAATAGTAAGGATTTTTAATACCTACGGACCTAGAATGAGAATTAATGATGGCAGAGTGATTCCTACATTCATATGTCACGCTTTAGCTGATAAAAATATAGTTGTGTATGGTGATGGACAGCAAATATGTTCTTTTTGCTATGTTGACGATATTGTAAATGGCTTATTAAAAGTCATGGATTGTAATTATCATAAACCTATAAATTTAGGAAACCCTAATGAAGAAATAAGTATCTATTCCTTAGCTCTCAAGATAAAAGATATAACAAAATCAAAATCCAGAATTTTATTTATGTTTAGAATGAAGGATAGCATTGAAAGAAGAAAACCGGATATTTCTAAGGCAATAAAATTATTAAATATAGTTTAG
- a CDS encoding glycosyltransferase, translated as MLENSFSENFIIITVIPTINRPDKLKRSVNSVLMQKYFPNEILVVYEKYKSNYQEVEKVVFDFQRFGKTKVSLIPNVKTNNLSGNINTAILYIKNKYKGLTDRITDRIFVSILDDDDEYLPDYIQTCVNEIKKNTNIVAVFSPIKWKTKDGSWVNYIKKENLTPREFFIGNPGVQGSNMFIKFGILEKIGGFDEKLISTTDRDLMIRFLRFVESYNKKNNEQMYIKVLDKSLVIYHAEEEHDRLTTNKFKKVLGLNAFYRKYRSDFSQEDFKKSLERSRKLFGYEYINRKGKIVIGMPFKDNFKTVEKAVRSVLKQKSLSRELILLIINEGSYNDLKREISSYLDDPRLIIHSTNIGKISAIRNYIIDFAIDAIPDVEYIGRLDADDWLVDDYVLSRLEKIMDKYSPDVIIAGNKLAIDGKVIDRINYADKRLLDFSFLEKKNCVR; from the coding sequence ATGTTGGAAAATAGTTTTTCGGAGAATTTTATAATAATTACTGTAATTCCTACTATAAATCGTCCTGATAAACTTAAGCGATCTGTAAATTCCGTTTTAATGCAGAAATACTTTCCTAATGAGATCTTAGTTGTATATGAAAAATATAAATCTAACTATCAGGAAGTAGAAAAAGTTGTTTTCGATTTTCAGAGATTTGGAAAGACGAAAGTTTCTCTTATTCCTAATGTAAAAACAAATAACTTGTCTGGGAATATCAATACTGCAATTTTGTATATAAAGAATAAATATAAGGGTTTAACTGATAGAATAACTGATAGAATATTTGTATCTATTTTGGATGATGATGACGAGTATTTACCTGATTATATCCAAACATGTGTGAATGAAATAAAGAAAAATACAAACATAGTTGCTGTATTCAGCCCTATAAAGTGGAAAACAAAAGATGGGAGTTGGGTTAATTACATAAAGAAAGAAAATTTAACTCCTAGGGAGTTTTTCATAGGAAATCCTGGGGTTCAAGGAAGTAATATGTTTATTAAATTTGGTATTCTGGAAAAAATAGGAGGTTTTGATGAGAAACTAATAAGTACTACTGATAGAGACTTAATGATACGCTTTTTGAGGTTTGTAGAAAGTTATAACAAAAAAAATAATGAACAAATGTATATAAAAGTTTTAGACAAATCTTTAGTTATTTATCACGCTGAAGAGGAACATGATAGACTTACCACAAATAAATTTAAAAAAGTGCTAGGATTGAATGCTTTTTATAGAAAATATAGAAGTGACTTTTCTCAAGAAGATTTTAAAAAGTCACTGGAAAGATCTCGAAAGCTTTTTGGATATGAATATATAAATAGAAAAGGAAAAATAGTAATAGGAATGCCTTTTAAAGATAATTTTAAGACTGTAGAAAAAGCTGTTAGGTCCGTTTTAAAGCAAAAGAGTTTAAGTAGAGAACTTATTTTATTAATAATAAATGAAGGTTCTTACAATGATTTAAAAAGGGAAATATCATCCTATTTAGATGATCCTAGACTGATAATACATAGCACTAATATAGGAAAAATAAGTGCTATTAGGAACTATATAATAGATTTTGCAATAGATGCTATTCCAGATGTTGAGTATATAGGAAGACTTGACGCTGATGATTGGTTAGTTGATGATTATGTTCTTTCTAGACTAGAAAAGATTATGGATAAATATAGTCCTGATGTAATCATAGCTGGAAATAAACTGGCTATAGATGGAAAAGTTATAGATAGGATTAATTACGCTGATAAACGACTACTAGATTTTAGCTTTTTAGAAAAAAAAAATTGCGTCAGATGA
- a CDS encoding radical SAM protein, which produces MANPNDYFLGENVLSEIMERLRMYKADLLIGKHVVTRNIENCGLFNVNFLQARNVESNLYSYVKVFKKYLFDSLSMYDLKKEKETGIMSNNFQRLSEKYEWFDDDDEYTALFSLIVELSENPIRFDYINYVIDSRDIHKEKIQSSIHIIKNKQPRNHKNIVRGRKNFIPNINKIEIDITYDCNLKCLGCNRSCTQAPSKGDYMEIEQIKRFIKESVELGHKWELINILGGEPTLHPQFIEIVELMLEEYIWKHSPETILQITSNGYTDHTRKLLDKVSQYKNVVVDKLSFKNDRNVIYFTSFNIAPIDLKEFKNAEFHKGCWVTSYCGIGLNKYGDYAYSIAGGIDRVIGFDLGIKALKDVRSEKLKKHLDIFCRYCGNFVEYDINRGDFIPRCERDRFKNKITKFWIRIYKNYNKRKPKLTHY; this is translated from the coding sequence TTGGCAAATCCTAATGATTATTTTTTAGGCGAGAATGTGTTATCTGAAATAATGGAAAGGTTAAGGATGTATAAAGCAGATCTGTTAATTGGAAAGCATGTAGTTACGAGAAATATAGAAAATTGTGGGTTGTTTAACGTAAACTTTTTACAAGCTAGGAATGTAGAGAGTAATCTTTATTCTTATGTGAAAGTATTTAAGAAATATTTGTTTGATAGTTTGAGTATGTATGACTTGAAAAAGGAAAAAGAAACGGGAATTATGTCTAATAACTTTCAAAGGCTAAGTGAAAAGTATGAGTGGTTTGATGATGATGATGAGTACACTGCCTTGTTTTCTTTAATAGTAGAGTTAAGCGAAAATCCTATAAGATTTGATTATATTAACTATGTTATTGACTCAAGAGATATCCATAAAGAAAAGATTCAATCTTCTATACATATAATTAAAAATAAGCAACCTAGGAATCATAAAAATATCGTAAGAGGTCGAAAGAACTTTATTCCAAATATAAACAAGATAGAAATAGATATAACTTATGACTGCAATTTAAAATGTTTGGGTTGCAATCGTTCATGTACTCAGGCTCCTTCCAAAGGTGATTATATGGAGATTGAACAGATAAAAAGGTTTATAAAGGAAAGTGTAGAACTAGGTCATAAATGGGAACTCATAAATATTTTGGGTGGGGAACCCACCTTGCATCCTCAATTTATAGAAATAGTTGAACTTATGTTAGAAGAATATATTTGGAAACACTCACCAGAAACTATACTACAAATAACTAGTAATGGATATACGGATCATACAAGAAAATTGTTAGACAAGGTTTCACAGTATAAAAATGTGGTCGTTGATAAACTTTCTTTTAAAAATGATAGAAATGTTATCTATTTTACATCATTTAACATAGCTCCGATAGATTTAAAAGAATTTAAAAATGCGGAATTTCATAAAGGATGTTGGGTAACTTCTTACTGTGGAATTGGATTAAATAAATATGGAGATTATGCTTACTCCATTGCAGGAGGAATAGACAGGGTTATAGGGTTTGATCTTGGAATAAAAGCTTTGAAAGATGTCCGATCAGAGAAACTCAAAAAACATTTGGACATATTTTGTAGGTATTGTGGTAATTTCGTTGAATATGACATAAATAGAGGAGATTTTATTCCTAGATGTGAAAGGGATCGTTTCAAAAATAAAATAACAAAATTTTGGATAAGGATTTACAAGAATTACAATAAAAGAAAACCTAAATTAACACATTACTAA
- a CDS encoding DUF6175 family protein, with protein sequence MKLTNKLALAGVSTLALFYLSSCGEPVCKMPLTVEPLSKQASFVESTTTGESLIRATGKGCTFEQATRDAKKAAIWYVLYAGDRPILKTPEEKRKAESIVKEILQNPDQYIRWQSDVKSKRKEGNFILLTYLFKVDVNGLTEKLQEAGVIKSTEDLAEEIGLPTIAVLSRDDSSETLTAITTLQEYLQDRDFEVYVKEQGTKINNIVKKIATLEGKADPMYAMALQFGSDIYVDVSVKVNQRYKYGHPFYKAIVNVKAYETATGKLVGASTGYSVEREVSSPEVVVQEAANDVADKITSQIKKEWIKEAKKGKPFKLVVFTTEGIAPKVDEAIYMALRKLSKRPVKRLASGNSMMSYIAYIKDVPNAFELYMKLKDFYNGPGKVEKVLDAGSFLVIKVGDGSSEIVIE encoded by the coding sequence ATGAAATTAACAAATAAATTAGCTCTTGCGGGAGTTTCTACTCTCGCACTTTTCTATCTCTCCTCTTGCGGAGAACCCGTTTGCAAAATGCCACTAACTGTAGAACCTCTCTCAAAACAAGCAAGCTTTGTCGAAAGCACCACAACCGGCGAGAGCTTAATAAGAGCAACTGGTAAAGGTTGCACCTTTGAACAGGCAACAAGAGACGCTAAGAAAGCTGCTATTTGGTACGTTCTCTACGCTGGAGACAGACCTATTTTGAAAACTCCAGAAGAGAAAAGAAAAGCTGAAAGCATAGTGAAAGAAATTCTTCAAAATCCAGATCAGTACATAAGATGGCAAAGCGACGTCAAAAGTAAAAGAAAAGAAGGAAACTTTATTCTCCTTACTTACTTATTTAAAGTTGACGTTAACGGTCTAACTGAAAAACTTCAAGAAGCAGGGGTTATAAAGTCTACAGAAGATCTTGCTGAAGAAATAGGACTTCCAACTATCGCTGTTCTTTCAAGAGATGATTCTTCAGAAACCTTAACAGCGATAACAACACTTCAAGAATACCTCCAAGATAGAGACTTTGAAGTTTACGTTAAAGAACAAGGAACAAAAATAAACAACATTGTCAAAAAGATTGCTACTTTAGAAGGAAAAGCGGATCCAATGTACGCTATGGCACTTCAGTTTGGAAGTGATATTTACGTTGATGTAAGTGTTAAAGTTAATCAAAGATATAAGTATGGACATCCATTCTACAAAGCTATTGTTAATGTAAAAGCTTACGAAACTGCTACAGGGAAGCTGGTTGGTGCTTCAACTGGATACTCTGTAGAAAGAGAAGTATCTTCACCTGAAGTTGTTGTACAGGAAGCTGCCAACGATGTTGCAGACAAAATTACTTCTCAGATTAAGAAAGAATGGATAAAAGAAGCCAAGAAAGGGAAACCATTTAAGCTTGTGGTCTTTACTACAGAAGGAATAGCTCCTAAGGTAGATGAAGCTATTTATATGGCTCTCAGAAAACTTTCAAAGCGTCCAGTAAAGAGACTTGCTTCTGGAAACTCCATGATGAGCTATATAGCCTATATAAAAGATGTTCCAAATGCTTTTGAGCTTTACATGAAGTTAAAAGACTTCTACAATGGCCCTGGAAAAGTAGAAAAGGTCTTAGATGCTGGTTCTTTCTTGGTTATTAAGGTAGGAGATGGTAGTAGTGAAATTGTAATAGAGTAG